The Stegostoma tigrinum isolate sSteTig4 unplaced genomic scaffold, sSteTig4.hap1 scaffold_437, whole genome shotgun sequence genome includes a region encoding these proteins:
- the LOC125447773 gene encoding BRD4-interacting chromatin-remodeling complex-associated protein-like isoform X3, whose amino-acid sequence MDDEDGRCLLDVICDPQALNDFLHGSDQLDGDDLLDTTADPASAFFTDASLNVQDTTVNHLNSGQTQNSSSAVDLDFLEDDILGPSPGSNLQNSDQPCDILQQSLQEANITEQSLEEDADLDIASLHFPSLQPVSQAADASQLFSTSADLIGLQQQPTVLAQQTLIQQQTIGGQVVNKAINVQPFLQQVGLGNVTLQPVSNLQGLPNGSPSGTLGIGQIQVLGQLSNQSVMTINQPAQQIITKAGQPTQVTTVPVGSYISSPTSDQQQVALNSAGVSPPNAGLVLHKSAPPGALNGNSLFAGTSIAQASQALTVRPTVSNPMMQAPLSAQNVIIQRTPTPIQPKPTGGVIQHKLFQISSKPFAPTNTALTIQNETSLQQQQQQQQQQQQKAQQNVTFMAGKPVQNVVFSASGTGFPQTISSSVFKQHQAQQQALGKSLSLHLQGGSIVIQPQHMQQAMLQNQNQFLLQGQLSGASAVPLSQQLSALQANVSGQILTAQSPSGQAPATHIIASQGPAGQLIANQTLPAQILTNQNLAGQLNLSQVIAAQNAHGATHILSAPIQLQPGPVGQSAVFQMPVSLANSLNPQTSASVQATLAGGAINQQSQSAVIQGVTLPNQVTMLNSGESLGQAVSLQQPASSAPSSSVIQQQAGPGPGLMALGNGQPSLLTVQTAIASPAQPSPQPQPPPPPPGQTQLALAPQSSSSSMVQTPGKIIISQQGSAGVISQDAADMFFQQQMATGQQKTGLQQLPVTSQSPLPQTPQNDSQLHLQMQSPHQMQSPHQMQSPHQSRPPSQPQPLSRPPSRPQSRPSSQPQVLSRPPSEPLSRSCTPSQLPLQPLYVIQTQVQSSPHSTPQGQHPMRPPSQPHVQVQFQNPPQPEPQPQPQSQAQLTSPTQIHLQVQPTPQVQSQAEVQTPSHLLHLSTAPSQAPAEHHPTQSQSQHVQLQLHCQSQAQAPLQPVYQTLHLTAEQQHRFQMVTSQLQSMSSIPNPTDQHKSIMEKLQQMQHNIILQAKQSAANQTVAGFGPLSSQAPTMLISSQVQSPSVPAHVHTSSASMKSQSHGGGQAALATLLQQTSVLVKTTSAGTTSTTRSPDSKIISGGVPGSTCHIQQGTAVPIQMKPLAQHQIQPALPTKPGVISSISGLNMNLTKGPIQIQLLGKGLTQLMPATSVPAHQMDNKLGGSKVPVSLKPTKEAVILDSLDKHRNAVLQPDYKSRFRSYEDMVHRLLPYHLYQGTLPSDEEHRKVDEEFEAVSTQLLKRTQAMLSKYRMLLFEEARRLSPSAEMVMIDRMFIQEEKTSLTTDKQLAKEKPDEYVASSSRSHGLATSSPSPSCNASTASLETPRAPPTPTTTPIQPTKLVIKHSGASPSVSWARDGDDETLHTRSRPPPMKTYEARSRIGLKLKIKQEAGLSKVVHNTALDPVHQSVTTSSVIKSTECLVVTSQMNGTLEHRTPSPAENKLPRSANYCKLPLRKAYRENAQSADRTAVPPSQGGTVRVEDSQKETASKCEESSQSVIATCKSAESPKVRTARGRAEESTVVSSFSRKARTHTRHLPPKSEEPPGGRAEDRTGGLMKELSDVEDELIIKADPPDGPWELALPPAKRSKSESFDMDNASFSSDSPQDDTLNEHLQSAIDSILNLRQPQSVSVTQNPVSSPYNSSEMNSSPFSPTPHSDSYLAPNHNGGLGARTYTR is encoded by the exons CTCGATGGCGATGATCTCCTTGATACAACAGCCGATCCTGCCAGCGCCTTCTTCACTGACGCATCT CTTAATGTACAGGATACGACTGTTAATCATTTGAACAGCGGACAGACTCAGAATTCCTCCAGCGCAGTGGACCTCGATTTCCTGGAAGATGATATCCTCGGACCATCTCCTGGTTCCAACTTGCAGAATTCTGACCAGCCGTGTGATATCTTGCAGCAGAGCTTGCAAGAGGCCAACATCACCGAGCAGTCTTTAGAAGAGGATGCTGACCTGGACATTGCCTCGCTCCACTTCCCTTCCCTGCAGCCAGTATCGCAGGCAGCTGACGCCTCCCAGCTTTTCTCGACCAGTGCTGATTTGATTGGTTTGCAGCAGCAGCCCACGGTCCTTGCCCAGCAGACGCTGATCCAACAACAGACCATCGGCGGCCAAGTTGTGAACAAGGCCATCAACGTTCAGCCCTTTTTACAGCAAGTCGGACTGGGCAACGTGACCTTGCAGCCCGTCTCCAATCTCCAGGGACTGCCGAACGGAAGCCCCTCCGGGACATTGGGCATCGGGCAAATCCAAGTGCTCGGGCAGTTGTCGAACCAGTCGGTCATGACCATCAACCAGCCAGCTCAACAGATCATCACGAAGGCAGGGCAGCCCACACAGGTGACCACTGTGCCAGTCGGGAGCTACATATCTTCGCCCACTTCAGACCAGCAACAAGTGGCCTTGAACTCTGCTGGGGTCTCGCCGCCCAACGCTGGGCTCGTGCTCCACAAGAGCGCTCCTCCTGGAGCGCTGAACGGAAATTCTCTCTTTGCCGGTACATCCATCGCTCAGGCAAGCCAGGCGTTGACGGTCAGGCCCACTGTGAGCAATCCCATGATGCAGGCTCCgctctcggcccaaaacgtcatcaTCCAGAGGACCCCGACTCCGATCCAGCCAAAGCCAACGGGAGGAGTCATCCAGCACAAACTCTTTCAGATCAGCTCGAAGCCGTTTGCTCCCACCAACACTGCACTGACCATCCAGAACGAAACTTCACtgcagcagcaacagcagcagcagcagcaacaacagcAAAAGGCCCAACAAAACGTGACTTTCATGGCAGGGAAACCTGTGCAGAATGTGGTATTCTCTGCCTCTGGGACTGGGTTCCCCCAGACTATCTCCTCCAGTGTGTTCAAGCAgcatcaggcccagcagcaagCCTTGGGCAAATCCCTGAGCCTGCACCTGCAGGGAGGCAGCATTGTCATCCAGCCTCAACACATGCAGCAGGCTATGCTTCAGAACCAGAACCAATTCCTCCTGCAAGGTCAGCTGTCGGGTGCCTCGGCTGTCCCTCTTTCCCAACAGCTGTCCGCCTTGCAGGCAAATGTGAGTGGGCAGATACTGACTGCCCAGTCTCCAAGTGGCCAAGCACCGGCGACCCACATCATTGCCAGCCAGGGTCCAGCCGGCCAGCTGATCGCCAACCAGACCTTGCCAGCTCAGATCTTGACCAACCAGAACCTTGCTGGCCAGCTGAACTTGAGCCAGGTAATAGCAGCCCAGAATGCTCACGGAGCGACCCACATCTTGTCTGCCCCCATCCAGCTGCAGCCTGGCCCTGTGGGTCAATCCGCAGTCTTCCAGATGCCGGTCTCTTTGGCAAACAGCTTGAACCCACAGACGTCAGCGTCCGTCCAGGCAACCCTGGCCGGAGGTGCCATCAACCAGCAGAGCCAGTCGGCCGTCATCCAGGGGGTGACGCTGCCCAACCAGGTCACCATGCTGAACAGCGGAGAGAGCCTCGGGCAGGCGGTGAGCCTCCAGCAGCCGGCTAGCAGCGCCCCGAGTTCCAGTGTCATCCAGCAGCAGGCGGGGCCCGGCCCTGGGCTGATGGCTCTCGGGAATGGGCAGCCCTCCTTGCTGACCGTTCAGACTGCCATTGCGTCTCCGGCTCAGCCTTCGCCGCAGCCACAGCCGCCGCCACCGCCACCTGGCCAGACGCAATTAGCCTTGGCCCCTCagtccagcagcagcagcatggtGCAAACACCGGGGAAAATTATCATCAGCCAGCAAGGATCTGCAGGAGTTATCAGCCAAGATGCAGCTGACATGTTCTTCCAGCAG CAGATGGCCACAGGACAGCAAAAGACAGGCTTGCAGCAGCTCCCGGTTACTTCGCAGTCACCTCTACCTCAAACACCACAGAACGACAGCCAGCTCCACCTACAGATGCAGTCTCCCCACCAGATGCAGTCTCCCCATCAGATGCAATCACCACACCAGTCACGTCCACCCTCTCAGCCGCAGCCTTTGTCACGACCTCCCTCCCGTCCTCAGTCACGCCCGTCCTCTCAGCCCCAGGTGCTGTCCAGGCCACCGTCGGAGCCTCTTTCCCGCTCTTGCACGCCGTCCCAGCTGCCCCTCCAGCCCCTGTATGTGATTCAGACACAAGTCCAGTCCTCCCCGCACAGCACACCCCAGGGGCAGCACCCGATGAGGCCTCCGTCACAGCCACACGTACAGGTTCAGTTCCAGAACCCCCCTCAGCCTGAGCCCCAGCCCCAGCCGCAGTCTCAGGCCCAGCTGACGTCTCCCACCCAGATACACCTCCAGGTCCAGCCCACCCCTCAGGTCCAGAGCCAGGCCGAGGTGCAGACCCCATCCCACCTCTTGCACCTGTCGACAGCACCGTCCCAAGCCCCAGCCGAGCATCATCCGACTCAGTCTCAGTCGCAACATGTCCAGCTGCAGCTGCACTGCCAGTCCCAAGCGCAGGCCCCTCTACAGCCTGTCTACCAGACGCTGCACCTCACAGCCGAGCAGCAGCACCGGTTCCAGATGGTTACGAGCCAACTTCAATCCATGTCTTCGATTCCCAACCCCACCGACCAACATAAAAGCATCATGGAGAAGCTACAGCAG ATGCAGCATAACATAATTCTACAGGCCAAGCAGTCTGCAGCGAACCAGACTGTGGCTGGGTTTGGCCCCTTGAGCAGCCAGGCACCCACCATGTTGATCAGTAGCCAGGTGCAGTCTCCCAGTGTACCAGCTCATGTACACACCAGCTCAGCCAGCATGAAGTCCCAGTCTCATGGGGGCGGTCAAGCAGCTTTAGCAACACTGCTTCAACAGACATCTGTCCTTGTGAAGACGACCTCAGCAG GTACCACAAGCACAACAAGGTCTCCAGACAGCAAAATCATCTCAGGGGGAGTCCCTGGAAGTACGTGCCATATCCAGCAGGGAACAGCGGTCCCTATACAGATGAAACCTCTCGCACAGCACCAGATTCAGCCAGCCCTGCCG ACTAAACCTGGAGTaatcagttcaatttctggtctgAATATGAACTTGACCAAAGGACCAATCCAAATCCAGCTCCTTGGTAAAGGGCTAACACAGTTAATGCCAGCGACCTCTGTCCCAGCGCATCAG ATGGATAATAAATTGGGAGGATCGAAGGTGCCAGTATCCCTGAAACCAACAAAGGAAGCAGT GATATTGGACAGTCTTGATAAGCATCGGAATGCCGTGCTCCAGCCAGACTATAAGTCACGTTTCCGATCGTATGAGGACATGGTCCACCGGCTGCTGCCATATCACCTTTATCAGGGGACATTACCATCTGACGAAGAGCACCGGAAAG TGGATGAAGAATTTGAGGCTGTGTCGACACAGTTATTAAAACGTACCCAGGCTATGCTGAGCAAATACCGAATGCTGCTGTTCGAGGAGGCCAGG AGATTGAGTCCATCAGCTGAGATGGTGATGATTGACAGGATGTTTATCCAGGAAGAGAAAACCTCCCTCACCACCGACAAGCAGCTGGCAAAAGAGAAGCCTG ATGAATATGTGGCATCTTCCTCCAGATCCCATGGCCTGGCTACCTCTTCTCCATCCCCCTCCTGCAACGCTTCGACTGCTTCACTGGAAACCCCTCGGGCTCCCCCGACTCCAACAACCACACCGATCCAGCCAACAAAGTTGGTCATCAAGCACTCTGGAGCCTCGCCTTCTGTCTCGTGGGCCAGGGACGGCGATGACGAGACGCTCCACACCCGCAGTCGGCCACCTCCAATGAAGACCTACGAGGCTCGGAGCAGGATTGGCCTGAAGCTTAAGATCAAGCAGGAGGCAGGGCTAAGCAAAGTCGTTCACAACACTGCCCTCGACCCGGTCCATCAGTCGGTCACCACCAGCTCCGTCATCAAGAGCACCGAATGTTTGGTGGTGACCAGCCAGATGAACGGGACTCTTGAACACAGGACCCCGTCTCCTGCTGAGAACAAGCTGCCCCGCAGCGCCAACTATTGCAAGCTGCCACTGCGCAAGGCCTATCGGGAGAATGCGCAGTCGGCTGATCGAACTGCTGTGCCCCCATCTCAGGGTGGGACTGTCAGGGTGGAGGACAGCCAGAAAGAAACGGCGTCAAAGTGTGAGGAATCCTCCCAAAGTGTCATAGCCACTTGCAAATCTGCGGAGAGTCCCAAGGTGAGAACTGCGAGAGGCAGAGCTGAGGAGAGCACAGTGGTCTCGAGCTTCAGTAGGAAGGCTCGAACGCACACTCGCCACCTGCCTCCCAAATCGGAGGAGCCTCCCGGAGGAAGAGCTGAGGATCGCACCGGGGGGCTCATGAAGGAGCTGTCGGACGTTGAGGATGAGTTAATCATCAAAGCGGACCCTCCGGACGGGCCCTGGGAACTGGCACTCCCACCTGCCAAGCGGAGCAAGTCCGAGTCATTCGACATGGACAATGCCAGTTTCTCCAGCGACAGCCCTCAGGATGACACACTGAATGAGCATTTGCAGAGTGCGATTGACAGCATCCTGAACTTGAGGCAACCGCAGTCCGTGTCAGTCACTCAAAACCCAGTGTCGTCTCCATacaattcttcagaaatgaactcTTCCCCCTTTTCCCCTACTCCCCACTCGGACAGCTATCTTGCACCCAATCACAATGGAGGCCTTGGAGCTAGAACTTACACTAGATGA
- the LOC125447773 gene encoding BRD4-interacting chromatin-remodeling complex-associated protein-like isoform X1, translating to MDDEDGRCLLDVICDPQALNDFLHGSDQLDGDDLLDTTADPASAFFTDASLNVQDTTVNHLNSGQTQNSSSAVDLDFLEDDILGPSPGSNLQNSDQPCDILQQSLQEANITEQSLEEDADLDIASLHFPSLQPVSQAADASQLFSTSADLIGLQQQPTVLAQQTLIQQQTIGGQVVNKAINVQPFLQQVGLGNVTLQPVSNLQGLPNGSPSGTLGIGQIQVLGQLSNQSVMTINQPAQQIITKAGQPTQVTTVPVGSYISSPTSDQQQVALNSAGVSPPNAGLVLHKSAPPGALNGNSLFAGTSIAQASQALTVRPTVSNPMMQAPLSAQNVIIQRTPTPIQPKPTGGVIQHKLFQISSKPFAPTNTALTIQNETSLQQQQQQQQQQQQKAQQNVTFMAGKPVQNVVFSASGTGFPQTISSSVFKQHQAQQQALGKSLSLHLQGGSIVIQPQHMQQAMLQNQNQFLLQGQLSGASAVPLSQQLSALQANVSGQILTAQSPSGQAPATHIIASQGPAGQLIANQTLPAQILTNQNLAGQLNLSQVIAAQNAHGATHILSAPIQLQPGPVGQSAVFQMPVSLANSLNPQTSASVQATLAGGAINQQSQSAVIQGVTLPNQVTMLNSGESLGQAVSLQQPASSAPSSSVIQQQAGPGPGLMALGNGQPSLLTVQTAIASPAQPSPQPQPPPPPPGQTQLALAPQSSSSSMVQTPGKIIISQQGSAGVISQDAADMFFQQQEQKQQQLYQAALKLQQEKGLNQPSPLSLAPTATTSSVPASVIVSSSVGLVPATPAGHADSKGQTVLPALPSTPFQQIRAGQQMATGQQKTGLQQLPVTSQSPLPQTPQNDSQLHLQMQSPHQMQSPHQMQSPHQSRPPSQPQPLSRPPSRPQSRPSSQPQVLSRPPSEPLSRSCTPSQLPLQPLYVIQTQVQSSPHSTPQGQHPMRPPSQPHVQVQFQNPPQPEPQPQPQSQAQLTSPTQIHLQVQPTPQVQSQAEVQTPSHLLHLSTAPSQAPAEHHPTQSQSQHVQLQLHCQSQAQAPLQPVYQTLHLTAEQQHRFQMVTSQLQSMSSIPNPTDQHKSIMEKLQQMQHNIILQAKQSAANQTVAGFGPLSSQAPTMLISSQVQSPSVPAHVHTSSASMKSQSHGGGQAALATLLQQTSVLVKTTSAGTTSTTRSPDSKIISGGVPGSTCHIQQGTAVPIQMKPLAQHQIQPALPTKPGVISSISGLNMNLTKGPIQIQLLGKGLTQLMPATSVPAHQMDNKLGGSKVPVSLKPTKEAVILDSLDKHRNAVLQPDYKSRFRSYEDMVHRLLPYHLYQGTLPSDEEHRKVDEEFEAVSTQLLKRTQAMLSKYRMLLFEEARRLSPSAEMVMIDRMFIQEEKTSLTTDKQLAKEKPDEYVASSSRSHGLATSSPSPSCNASTASLETPRAPPTPTTTPIQPTKLVIKHSGASPSVSWARDGDDETLHTRSRPPPMKTYEARSRIGLKLKIKQEAGLSKVVHNTALDPVHQSVTTSSVIKSTECLVVTSQMNGTLEHRTPSPAENKLPRSANYCKLPLRKAYRENAQSADRTAVPPSQGGTVRVEDSQKETASKCEESSQSVIATCKSAESPKVRTARGRAEESTVVSSFSRKARTHTRHLPPKSEEPPGGRAEDRTGGLMKELSDVEDELIIKADPPDGPWELALPPAKRSKSESFDMDNASFSSDSPQDDTLNEHLQSAIDSILNLRQPQSVSVTQNPVSSPYNSSEMNSSPFSPTPHSDSYLAPNHNGGLGARTYTR from the exons CTCGATGGCGATGATCTCCTTGATACAACAGCCGATCCTGCCAGCGCCTTCTTCACTGACGCATCT CTTAATGTACAGGATACGACTGTTAATCATTTGAACAGCGGACAGACTCAGAATTCCTCCAGCGCAGTGGACCTCGATTTCCTGGAAGATGATATCCTCGGACCATCTCCTGGTTCCAACTTGCAGAATTCTGACCAGCCGTGTGATATCTTGCAGCAGAGCTTGCAAGAGGCCAACATCACCGAGCAGTCTTTAGAAGAGGATGCTGACCTGGACATTGCCTCGCTCCACTTCCCTTCCCTGCAGCCAGTATCGCAGGCAGCTGACGCCTCCCAGCTTTTCTCGACCAGTGCTGATTTGATTGGTTTGCAGCAGCAGCCCACGGTCCTTGCCCAGCAGACGCTGATCCAACAACAGACCATCGGCGGCCAAGTTGTGAACAAGGCCATCAACGTTCAGCCCTTTTTACAGCAAGTCGGACTGGGCAACGTGACCTTGCAGCCCGTCTCCAATCTCCAGGGACTGCCGAACGGAAGCCCCTCCGGGACATTGGGCATCGGGCAAATCCAAGTGCTCGGGCAGTTGTCGAACCAGTCGGTCATGACCATCAACCAGCCAGCTCAACAGATCATCACGAAGGCAGGGCAGCCCACACAGGTGACCACTGTGCCAGTCGGGAGCTACATATCTTCGCCCACTTCAGACCAGCAACAAGTGGCCTTGAACTCTGCTGGGGTCTCGCCGCCCAACGCTGGGCTCGTGCTCCACAAGAGCGCTCCTCCTGGAGCGCTGAACGGAAATTCTCTCTTTGCCGGTACATCCATCGCTCAGGCAAGCCAGGCGTTGACGGTCAGGCCCACTGTGAGCAATCCCATGATGCAGGCTCCgctctcggcccaaaacgtcatcaTCCAGAGGACCCCGACTCCGATCCAGCCAAAGCCAACGGGAGGAGTCATCCAGCACAAACTCTTTCAGATCAGCTCGAAGCCGTTTGCTCCCACCAACACTGCACTGACCATCCAGAACGAAACTTCACtgcagcagcaacagcagcagcagcagcaacaacagcAAAAGGCCCAACAAAACGTGACTTTCATGGCAGGGAAACCTGTGCAGAATGTGGTATTCTCTGCCTCTGGGACTGGGTTCCCCCAGACTATCTCCTCCAGTGTGTTCAAGCAgcatcaggcccagcagcaagCCTTGGGCAAATCCCTGAGCCTGCACCTGCAGGGAGGCAGCATTGTCATCCAGCCTCAACACATGCAGCAGGCTATGCTTCAGAACCAGAACCAATTCCTCCTGCAAGGTCAGCTGTCGGGTGCCTCGGCTGTCCCTCTTTCCCAACAGCTGTCCGCCTTGCAGGCAAATGTGAGTGGGCAGATACTGACTGCCCAGTCTCCAAGTGGCCAAGCACCGGCGACCCACATCATTGCCAGCCAGGGTCCAGCCGGCCAGCTGATCGCCAACCAGACCTTGCCAGCTCAGATCTTGACCAACCAGAACCTTGCTGGCCAGCTGAACTTGAGCCAGGTAATAGCAGCCCAGAATGCTCACGGAGCGACCCACATCTTGTCTGCCCCCATCCAGCTGCAGCCTGGCCCTGTGGGTCAATCCGCAGTCTTCCAGATGCCGGTCTCTTTGGCAAACAGCTTGAACCCACAGACGTCAGCGTCCGTCCAGGCAACCCTGGCCGGAGGTGCCATCAACCAGCAGAGCCAGTCGGCCGTCATCCAGGGGGTGACGCTGCCCAACCAGGTCACCATGCTGAACAGCGGAGAGAGCCTCGGGCAGGCGGTGAGCCTCCAGCAGCCGGCTAGCAGCGCCCCGAGTTCCAGTGTCATCCAGCAGCAGGCGGGGCCCGGCCCTGGGCTGATGGCTCTCGGGAATGGGCAGCCCTCCTTGCTGACCGTTCAGACTGCCATTGCGTCTCCGGCTCAGCCTTCGCCGCAGCCACAGCCGCCGCCACCGCCACCTGGCCAGACGCAATTAGCCTTGGCCCCTCagtccagcagcagcagcatggtGCAAACACCGGGGAAAATTATCATCAGCCAGCAAGGATCTGCAGGAGTTATCAGCCAAGATGCAGCTGACATGTTCTTCCAGCAG CAGGAacagaaacagcagcagctttaCCAGGCGGCCCTGAAACTCCAGCAGGAAAAAGGCCTGAACCAGCCGTCCCCTCTCAGCTTAGCACCGACTGCCACCACGAGCAGCGTCCCTGCCTCGGTTATCGTCAGCAGTAGCGTGGGGCTGGTACCGGCCACACCCGCAGGACACGCGGACTCCAAAGGACAAACAGTGCTGCCCGCCCTGCCGAGCACTCCGTTCCAGCAGATACGGGCTGGACAG CAGATGGCCACAGGACAGCAAAAGACAGGCTTGCAGCAGCTCCCGGTTACTTCGCAGTCACCTCTACCTCAAACACCACAGAACGACAGCCAGCTCCACCTACAGATGCAGTCTCCCCACCAGATGCAGTCTCCCCATCAGATGCAATCACCACACCAGTCACGTCCACCCTCTCAGCCGCAGCCTTTGTCACGACCTCCCTCCCGTCCTCAGTCACGCCCGTCCTCTCAGCCCCAGGTGCTGTCCAGGCCACCGTCGGAGCCTCTTTCCCGCTCTTGCACGCCGTCCCAGCTGCCCCTCCAGCCCCTGTATGTGATTCAGACACAAGTCCAGTCCTCCCCGCACAGCACACCCCAGGGGCAGCACCCGATGAGGCCTCCGTCACAGCCACACGTACAGGTTCAGTTCCAGAACCCCCCTCAGCCTGAGCCCCAGCCCCAGCCGCAGTCTCAGGCCCAGCTGACGTCTCCCACCCAGATACACCTCCAGGTCCAGCCCACCCCTCAGGTCCAGAGCCAGGCCGAGGTGCAGACCCCATCCCACCTCTTGCACCTGTCGACAGCACCGTCCCAAGCCCCAGCCGAGCATCATCCGACTCAGTCTCAGTCGCAACATGTCCAGCTGCAGCTGCACTGCCAGTCCCAAGCGCAGGCCCCTCTACAGCCTGTCTACCAGACGCTGCACCTCACAGCCGAGCAGCAGCACCGGTTCCAGATGGTTACGAGCCAACTTCAATCCATGTCTTCGATTCCCAACCCCACCGACCAACATAAAAGCATCATGGAGAAGCTACAGCAG ATGCAGCATAACATAATTCTACAGGCCAAGCAGTCTGCAGCGAACCAGACTGTGGCTGGGTTTGGCCCCTTGAGCAGCCAGGCACCCACCATGTTGATCAGTAGCCAGGTGCAGTCTCCCAGTGTACCAGCTCATGTACACACCAGCTCAGCCAGCATGAAGTCCCAGTCTCATGGGGGCGGTCAAGCAGCTTTAGCAACACTGCTTCAACAGACATCTGTCCTTGTGAAGACGACCTCAGCAG GTACCACAAGCACAACAAGGTCTCCAGACAGCAAAATCATCTCAGGGGGAGTCCCTGGAAGTACGTGCCATATCCAGCAGGGAACAGCGGTCCCTATACAGATGAAACCTCTCGCACAGCACCAGATTCAGCCAGCCCTGCCG ACTAAACCTGGAGTaatcagttcaatttctggtctgAATATGAACTTGACCAAAGGACCAATCCAAATCCAGCTCCTTGGTAAAGGGCTAACACAGTTAATGCCAGCGACCTCTGTCCCAGCGCATCAG ATGGATAATAAATTGGGAGGATCGAAGGTGCCAGTATCCCTGAAACCAACAAAGGAAGCAGT GATATTGGACAGTCTTGATAAGCATCGGAATGCCGTGCTCCAGCCAGACTATAAGTCACGTTTCCGATCGTATGAGGACATGGTCCACCGGCTGCTGCCATATCACCTTTATCAGGGGACATTACCATCTGACGAAGAGCACCGGAAAG TGGATGAAGAATTTGAGGCTGTGTCGACACAGTTATTAAAACGTACCCAGGCTATGCTGAGCAAATACCGAATGCTGCTGTTCGAGGAGGCCAGG AGATTGAGTCCATCAGCTGAGATGGTGATGATTGACAGGATGTTTATCCAGGAAGAGAAAACCTCCCTCACCACCGACAAGCAGCTGGCAAAAGAGAAGCCTG ATGAATATGTGGCATCTTCCTCCAGATCCCATGGCCTGGCTACCTCTTCTCCATCCCCCTCCTGCAACGCTTCGACTGCTTCACTGGAAACCCCTCGGGCTCCCCCGACTCCAACAACCACACCGATCCAGCCAACAAAGTTGGTCATCAAGCACTCTGGAGCCTCGCCTTCTGTCTCGTGGGCCAGGGACGGCGATGACGAGACGCTCCACACCCGCAGTCGGCCACCTCCAATGAAGACCTACGAGGCTCGGAGCAGGATTGGCCTGAAGCTTAAGATCAAGCAGGAGGCAGGGCTAAGCAAAGTCGTTCACAACACTGCCCTCGACCCGGTCCATCAGTCGGTCACCACCAGCTCCGTCATCAAGAGCACCGAATGTTTGGTGGTGACCAGCCAGATGAACGGGACTCTTGAACACAGGACCCCGTCTCCTGCTGAGAACAAGCTGCCCCGCAGCGCCAACTATTGCAAGCTGCCACTGCGCAAGGCCTATCGGGAGAATGCGCAGTCGGCTGATCGAACTGCTGTGCCCCCATCTCAGGGTGGGACTGTCAGGGTGGAGGACAGCCAGAAAGAAACGGCGTCAAAGTGTGAGGAATCCTCCCAAAGTGTCATAGCCACTTGCAAATCTGCGGAGAGTCCCAAGGTGAGAACTGCGAGAGGCAGAGCTGAGGAGAGCACAGTGGTCTCGAGCTTCAGTAGGAAGGCTCGAACGCACACTCGCCACCTGCCTCCCAAATCGGAGGAGCCTCCCGGAGGAAGAGCTGAGGATCGCACCGGGGGGCTCATGAAGGAGCTGTCGGACGTTGAGGATGAGTTAATCATCAAAGCGGACCCTCCGGACGGGCCCTGGGAACTGGCACTCCCACCTGCCAAGCGGAGCAAGTCCGAGTCATTCGACATGGACAATGCCAGTTTCTCCAGCGACAGCCCTCAGGATGACACACTGAATGAGCATTTGCAGAGTGCGATTGACAGCATCCTGAACTTGAGGCAACCGCAGTCCGTGTCAGTCACTCAAAACCCAGTGTCGTCTCCATacaattcttcagaaatgaactcTTCCCCCTTTTCCCCTACTCCCCACTCGGACAGCTATCTTGCACCCAATCACAATGGAGGCCTTGGAGCTAGAACTTACACTAGATGA